A genome region from Hymenobacter tibetensis includes the following:
- a CDS encoding SusC/RagA family TonB-linked outer membrane protein encodes MKPFIPILAASTLLVSAAQAQTRSITGQVLGGDKAEALPGVTVLVKGTTNGSSTDTEGRFTLQIPDKQDVTLVVSYLGYKSQELLVKPDQTRLEVRLSPESAALDDVVVIGYGSVRKRDLTGAVVSVKGEEVTKLPVTTVTEALQGKIPGADITRSNGYAGQGSSIRIRGNRSIANPGSSNNVLYIVDGVQNVNASDIDPNDVQSIEVLKDASSTAIYGSRGANGVVIITTKRGSTGKPKINFNAYTGVTKVAGYGEYLSGPQWIDFRREAFRAAGTWNSPADDAVAFNPAQREAIANEQYLNWPDQVLHNGMQQNYQVGLTGGSENTKVYFSLGYYDEKGLLKLDRFKRYTTRANIDQTVNKWLKVGVQSQLAYINNDIRRDPLNLASQAIPLGRVYDDEGKLNYNLLGGTQINPLADEQPGAYQRNNKTNRLTAAAYVELTPLEGLSLRSTFAANYSTSELGNFYGRNTIDGRGANSQSSITNNQSRNLSWENVLTYRKDIGDHSLTLTGVASDLIFNNTNSFAQGQNQVLPSQSFYNLGAANQNIFIGSGFSRNNLVSFAGRINYSWKGRYLLTFTNRADGSSKLAPGNKWAYFPSAAIGWRIIEESFMQNAKFLTELKLRGSYGVSGNDGIAAYATQNSLTNTPFAFTDANATPTYTISPLIGNAELGWEKTYTTDIGVDFGMFDNRLTGTVDYYDAQTKDLIFPYTQPAFTGVATVNRNIGRTRNKGVEVSLTSQNLRGDNLTWSTTLTYARNRETIVELPTGDVIATDYRNSLIVGQPAQVYYDYKKIGIWQLGEETEAASYGTPGQFLPGDIKVADLSGPDGVPDGKITAADRTVIGSRVPKWTGGLSNDVRYKGFDLNVLLVARVGQWISSDYYAKFNRSGNNNNAIVDYWTPENPTNDYPRPHSTRALSYVTTLTEREASWAKVRNVTLGYTLPKSLVSKGKIDNVRVYVSGRNLYTFSNLDDFDPEGEGVVDQPLNRAYVVGLNVGF; translated from the coding sequence ATGAAACCATTTATTCCCATTCTGGCGGCTTCCACGCTGCTAGTCAGCGCCGCCCAGGCGCAAACCCGCTCCATCACGGGCCAGGTGCTCGGTGGCGATAAAGCCGAAGCGCTACCCGGCGTGACGGTGCTGGTAAAAGGCACCACCAACGGCAGCAGCACCGATACGGAAGGCCGCTTTACGCTCCAGATACCCGACAAACAGGACGTCACGCTGGTCGTTTCTTACTTGGGCTATAAAAGTCAGGAACTGCTGGTAAAGCCCGACCAAACCCGGCTGGAAGTGCGCTTGTCGCCGGAGTCGGCGGCGCTCGACGACGTAGTGGTGATTGGCTACGGGTCGGTGCGCAAGCGCGACTTAACGGGGGCCGTCGTATCGGTGAAAGGGGAGGAGGTAACCAAGCTGCCCGTCACGACGGTGACGGAAGCATTGCAAGGCAAGATTCCGGGCGCGGATATCACCCGCAGTAACGGGTACGCGGGGCAAGGTTCTTCGATTCGTATTCGAGGCAACCGCTCTATTGCCAACCCTGGCTCTTCCAACAACGTGCTCTACATCGTGGACGGGGTGCAGAACGTCAACGCCTCCGACATCGACCCGAACGATGTGCAAAGCATCGAGGTGCTGAAAGATGCTTCCTCGACGGCCATTTACGGCTCGCGCGGGGCCAACGGTGTCGTGATTATCACCACCAAGCGCGGCAGCACCGGCAAGCCCAAAATCAACTTCAACGCCTACACCGGCGTAACCAAAGTGGCCGGCTACGGCGAGTACTTGAGCGGGCCGCAGTGGATAGATTTCCGCCGCGAGGCCTTCCGCGCCGCTGGCACCTGGAACAGCCCCGCCGACGACGCGGTGGCCTTCAACCCCGCGCAGCGCGAAGCCATTGCCAACGAGCAATACCTGAACTGGCCCGACCAAGTGCTGCACAACGGCATGCAGCAGAACTACCAAGTGGGCCTTACGGGCGGCTCCGAGAACACCAAGGTGTACTTTTCGCTGGGCTACTATGACGAGAAAGGCTTGCTCAAGCTAGACCGTTTCAAGCGCTACACCACCCGCGCCAACATCGACCAAACGGTGAACAAGTGGCTGAAAGTGGGCGTGCAGAGCCAGCTGGCGTACATCAACAACGACATCCGCCGCGACCCGCTCAACCTGGCTTCGCAGGCCATTCCGCTGGGGCGCGTGTACGACGACGAGGGCAAGCTCAACTACAACCTGCTGGGCGGCACCCAAATCAACCCGCTGGCCGACGAGCAGCCGGGAGCCTACCAGCGCAACAACAAAACCAACCGCCTCACCGCCGCGGCCTACGTGGAGCTGACGCCCCTCGAAGGATTGAGCTTGCGCTCCACCTTTGCGGCCAACTACTCCACCTCGGAGCTAGGCAACTTCTACGGTCGCAACACCATTGACGGGCGCGGGGCCAATTCGCAGTCTTCGATTACCAACAACCAAAGCCGCAACCTGAGTTGGGAAAACGTGCTGACGTACCGCAAGGACATCGGCGACCATTCGCTCACGCTTACCGGGGTAGCCAGCGACCTGATTTTCAATAATACCAACAGCTTTGCGCAAGGTCAAAACCAGGTGCTGCCTTCGCAATCGTTCTACAACCTGGGCGCCGCCAACCAGAACATATTCATAGGCTCAGGCTTTTCGCGCAACAATCTGGTGTCCTTTGCCGGCCGCATCAACTACAGTTGGAAAGGACGCTACCTGTTAACGTTTACCAACCGTGCCGACGGTTCTTCTAAGCTGGCGCCGGGCAACAAATGGGCCTACTTCCCCTCGGCGGCCATTGGCTGGCGCATCATCGAGGAGTCGTTTATGCAGAATGCCAAGTTCCTGACCGAGCTGAAGCTGCGCGGCAGCTACGGGGTGTCGGGCAACGATGGAATTGCGGCGTACGCCACCCAAAACTCGCTCACGAACACGCCCTTTGCCTTTACTGACGCCAACGCCACCCCCACCTACACGATTTCGCCGCTTATTGGCAACGCGGAGCTAGGTTGGGAGAAAACCTACACCACCGACATCGGGGTGGACTTCGGCATGTTCGACAACCGCCTGACCGGCACCGTCGACTACTACGACGCGCAGACCAAGGATCTGATCTTCCCGTACACGCAGCCCGCGTTTACGGGCGTGGCCACGGTCAACCGCAACATCGGCCGCACCCGCAACAAGGGCGTAGAGGTGTCGTTGACTTCGCAAAACCTGCGCGGCGACAACCTGACGTGGTCGACGACGCTGACCTACGCCCGCAACCGGGAAACCATTGTGGAGCTGCCCACCGGCGACGTCATTGCCACCGATTACCGCAACTCGCTGATCGTGGGCCAGCCGGCCCAGGTGTACTACGACTACAAGAAAATTGGCATCTGGCAGCTAGGCGAAGAAACCGAAGCCGCCTCCTACGGGACGCCCGGCCAATTCCTGCCCGGCGACATCAAGGTGGCCGACCTGTCAGGCCCGGATGGCGTACCCGATGGCAAAATCACGGCGGCCGACCGCACGGTTATTGGCTCGCGGGTGCCGAAGTGGACCGGTGGCCTAAGCAACGACGTGCGCTACAAAGGCTTCGATTTGAACGTGCTACTGGTGGCCCGCGTGGGGCAGTGGATCAGCTCCGACTACTACGCCAAGTTCAACCGGAGCGGCAACAACAACAACGCCATTGTAGACTACTGGACGCCCGAAAATCCCACCAACGACTACCCCCGTCCGCACTCCACCCGCGCGCTGAGCTACGTCACCACCCTCACCGAGCGCGAGGCTTCG